TGTAACAACCCGAAATATCTTTTTCCTTCACAGAGTCCATCAgtaccttaaacgcgactctcccccatagataattctcaaaccgttctagctccatcactagccttgccagactaacccgtgtaggagttgaatactttctcccttcaatgtatccagtgaagatggcaaggtacgcgagccgcttgcgatcatcccgagaccaccctTCGCATCTCTCAAATGTTGTTATTATCTCCTGAGTAGATGGCTCAGCTTCGACATGAACTCCCAACATCTCCcagaaagaagtcaactccTTCGTAACATCCCAGtgaggtctctcaaggtcctcgatgtactcgtaGTTTAGACCaatgaggttttcaaactctaacagtgaaaacctcacaggttctggaccaacgagactccacagctcatacttcttctttatgtccagctggaaaccgagtatgtagtgaaccagccttgaagcccaatcaaatcccagctcttggaacttgatgaaaactcccaacttcgactccttcagctcttcatattcgtcatcatgaagagctttctttaaagcaatatgcaacgtccaacaagtatgatacgaaatgctatgcactgcgggggggctcttcccctaatgtatgtatcctacgggggagttctggtatatccatttttttttcctgcaaaacaatcaaagacaaccatctcaaaacaatcaaagacttataattaactCGTCTGGCAAGTTTAGACTTCCAGTAGAACATTTTAAAGTCGACCTGAAAATTTGGAGAAGACATAGTCGCCTTCGACACATCGGTTATATATCTGAAAAAATAGACGTGAAAAAAGAAGCGCGGTGAGAACGAGTgtataaattgatagagacaacgttttatgttcatcttttcctcaatcaatcacttgacagtaagagatataacttaccggcggcggagctcaacgagacgcctctgagagaatgtgcgctagggtttcctctcAGATATTAAATAGAGGAAGCGGCTGTGAGAACGGTGGTGAGAACGACGGTGATAACGGCGGAGAGATAACCGGCGGTGAAaacgatggattagagagaatcgacggaaatcgccttcgaaatcgtctttgagagaaacggcgttagggttttctgaatttcgcgaaaaagtgaattagaaaaaaacacattatatatgtccggtaaataatccggttaggtttaaaattacattgtaaaattaaaagttcggtccggtttggacgacttactagtaagtcatctgttgaatattgtacatcggACGatttactagtaagtcgtcccagaccctaaactaaattgattaaattaactaactaaccacgttataaagtCGTAGTTATACTTAagtagtgtttactatacactgAAATAAACACACGTAgctaaattttaaagttttcaaaaaacatttatgcattccaaaatctaaccctaagaacacatacaatactaaaacatatgttggcaaaacctaaaccaaagaatatcatgactcattACTTTcattcatctatgttgaaaacaattaacttttgttatatcttaatttatatctcttaaaacatatgttaattacatgatttcaatttttcacttatcaaaatatttttttacaaaaattttaaattatttctaagtagaactagactagacgactttccagtaagtcgtctggacgacttacgggggttagaaacgtaaacaaatttcggtttttttgtttgttcacaaggggctggttgtaatttcaataaccttttaggttatttttgcatttgattcaagtttgggtttacTTTTGCATTATAAATCAAGTTGTGAATcatatttggcaattttcccaactttgaaacataaataatatgggctatgtttgttttttgaaaaagaaaaaggtaattattattattacctcGCTTTTTGATAAGAGTCATGAGATAATAAAGGGTAGGAGgtaacaaagagagagagaggaggacaTAACCACAACCAACTGTAGCATAAAATTTGAACCGAACtcgaaccgaaaaacccgacccgtTATCTGACCCGAAatgtaaaaatacccgaacggattTTGTAAGATGGtataaaaaatatctgaacccgaagtgttattaaccgaatccgaatgggtaacccgaaaaatctgaaattaatagttaatataaatattttgaaatatatataagtattgcaattattaaattaaatatttgtggtaatatgatatataataataaatattaaaatcttaataaatgttttaagtacacaattagttataaataaatattttataatttgatcattgaaataaaaatgcTACTCTCTATAAGacaatacatattgtttacaaatgatgtttgttttcacgtttgatttaacattttattgttattttatcaattttatgtgcgaaagattaatttttatttaatttagatgtttttctttatgttttgtttcaaaagttttgttttttacttcggttatatccgaaccaaaccgataTAACCTGAatccgtacgatatatgattactttatagGTTTTAGGACGCAATACACTTTTGagccgaacccgaagtgttattatccgaacccaacccgtactaataaaattttagtataggACCTAGGATcgtaaacccgaaaatccgaaaacccgaaaaaacccgatccgaacgccaacggatacccgaacgcccatgccTAACCAACGGGATCAGATTCGCTTTGGTAATATTGGCCATGTTGATTCAGTATCCTTACAAAATCAAGTTTCAATTTTATCGACgtcaaaaataaacaaagtcAGCTGTTTTATGGAGTTTGATTTCAACTTTTGACGAAAACTATTAATCAATATCTTAAATACATTATCTAcgaaaaaatagtaaataataaTCAAGGAGACATTTGAACATGTAAAAAACTTTGTTAAATTGAAACCACCTAGACTAGCCACTTACAAAATGTTCTGGTAGACTTTAAAGAATCAAATCCTACCAGTACAATTTCATAGTCATAGACAAATTCTGGGAACAAAAGAATGAGCACTACCAGCAGTCTCAAACAGATTGAATgatcaaaaaatttataaacttctTCAGATTTGCGTATTAACTAGAGATCTAAAGTCTCCTCACACATACATTCAGCCGTCGTTCATTCATTATCGATGGTGTGAATTTTCGGTTGCTTACTTAGTCAATAGTCATATATACTTGTTTACTCTCTATATTATTTTATCGCTAGACTTCTTGACCAACTTTGCTCCAGTTTTTTGTTCTTGGCCTATATAAGCATCACCTACAATGGTTTCAAACTGCAATCAGAAATCATTTTCGTAAGTTTCTAATCATTTTTTAGCAGAACGTTTTCAATGGCAACCGAGCGATCAAGCTCAGTCATCCTCCTCTCTGTTCTTGTACTTGCTTTGGTCCTGTCTCCAATCCTTCCATGTCAGGCAGCTCGAGCGCATCTAGATGGTaagcatatattttttaaaactaaaattccTTCGTGGTTTTCTGTAAGGTGAATCTTTTGTTTCCTTACAGTTGAAGGGCGTATGCTGCTCCTGCTGAGAGCACAACGAGTACCACCGCCGCCACCAATTCGCTTCTGTCCTGCTTGTGCGTGTTGTGCACCGGCTCCACCAGGTGCTTGCTGCCCATGTCGATGCACTAATGATCCGTAAAAGTTTTTGGTTTCATCTAATAGCTTTCGATGTGtttgatatctatatatttatatttacatgtgaATAAGCCATCAAAATATTAGGCTGTGTTTGGAATATGTACCTTTTGTTTATCATATGATATATCCTCTGATTGGGAAACAGAACTACGTATATGTTATCCTTCGAGGGGCCTGTGCCTTCTCATTCACCCCACACAGTCTTTAAAAACgcatat
This Brassica napus cultivar Da-Ae chromosome C6, Da-Ae, whole genome shotgun sequence DNA region includes the following protein-coding sequences:
- the LOC125588818 gene encoding uncharacterized protein LOC125588818: MATERSSSVILLSVLVLALVLSPILPCQAARAHLDVEGRMLLLLRAQRVPPPPPIRFCPACACCAPAPPGACCPCRCTNDP